The following proteins are co-located in the Besnoitia besnoiti strain Bb-Ger1 chromosome Unknown contig00007, whole genome shotgun sequence genome:
- a CDS encoding Nuf2 (encoded by transcript BESB_070510), with protein sequence MAAPGLASQAFYSSAAFSSQGSPLYPSDRGGRMTLEEIKREFAKYKLECPDTMWREPQTEQVQGLYSFAIECIFGLTVNEVRIEEVTGDVRSCLPSIDSLQFLSQDGRHHAKAIGNLRFFRLCQRLNKVLGLPDFSREMFAAPSAAAVLRFASSVCSFLRLRENLLKQFEVQLQQREALQQNLEKISEDAQRVEQELLRFRAERQTQLPVSQQQKQRREELEAELRKRHGELGALMEEFAERQAVRGRLELELGDLVLELTNLKQEREELHDQVVHAPEKLMERRDELRMQQKLLDQQLQQLERAAASQQKLLLAFGKALKKAKKALEILSEHRDKVLAPHLAFRSDMRTREKFFREISEQKKKLTQTVHELQTERARLNRELETLEKKTEEEEAELRQRLLRTKQETEERKKMMINQQEMTAALLREAEDLEDRLAQQKAGHRALLHAIEEEIQRVHAAFLTYVSQLHFLRNQMPLSLDLSQSASFLADHHAKRFSGFSPSVDGGREDLCARDADYLSASLLESSAPFADDASEAGDGKENRPLGGTHADAHTRGVGGEAEGADSFAEAKELRGGPGAHSAASPAKAKRISSLDELEEAELRMEDLREGGGEDEG encoded by the exons ATGGCGGCGCCAGGGCTTGCTTCGCAGGCCTTCTACTCCAGCgcggctttctcttcgcAGGGGAGTCCCTTGTATCCCTCagaccgcggcggcaggaTGACGCTGGAGGAGATCAAGCGTGAATTCGCGAAATACAAGCTCGAGTGCCCAGACACCATGtggcgcgagccgcagaccGAGCAg GTTCAGGGGCTCTACTCCTTTGCGATTGAGTGCATCTTCGGCCTGACCGTGAACGAAGTGCGTATCGAGGAAGTCACAGGCGAcgtgcgcagctgcttgcCGTCTATCGATAG TCTTCAATTTCTCTCCCAAGATGGGCGCCACCATGCGAAGGCCATCGGCAACCttcgcttctttcgtctttgTCAGCGACTAAACAA AGTGCTGGGACTTCCGGACTTTTCGCGGGAGAtgttcgccgcgccgagTGCGGCCGCAGTGCTGCGCTTCGCCAGCTCGGTCTGTTCcttcctgcggctgcgcgaaaACCTGCTCAAGCAGTTCGAGGtccagctccagcagcgcgaagcCCTCCAACAGAACCTCGAAAAAATAAGCGAAGAC GCTCAACGCGTCGAGCAGGAGTTGCTGCGTTTCCGCGCGGAGCgacagacgcagctgccCGTCTCCCAGCAGCAGAAACAGCGCCGAGAAGAGTTGGAGGCAG AGCTGCGCAAGCGCCACGGGGAGCTTGGCGCGCTGATGGAGGAGTTTGCGGAGCGCCAGGCTGTCCGCGGCAG ACTGGAGCTCGAGCTGGGCGACCTCGTTTTGGAACTGACGAACCTGAAgcaggagcgcgaagagctcCACGACCAAGTCGTGCATGCGCCAGAGAAA TTGATGGAACGACGCGACGAGCTCCGTATGCAGCAGAAGCTCCTCgaccagcagctgcagcagctcgagcgTGCGGCCGCGAGTCAACAGaagcttcttctcgccttcggcaAGGCGctcaagaaggcgaagaaggctcTGGAGATCCTCAGCGAACACCGCGACAAAGTCCTAGCG cCGCACCTCGCCTTCCGGAGCGACatgcggacgcgcgagaagTTCTTCCGCGAGATCagcgagcagaagaagaagctgacTCAGACTGTCCATGAACTCCAGACAGAGCGCGCACGGCTGAATCGCGAATTGGAGACCCTGGAGAAGAAGActgaggaagaggaggcggagctgcggcagcggctcctcCGCACGAAGCAAGAGACCGAAGAGCGGAAAAAAATGATGATCAACCAACAG gagatgaccgcggcgctcctgcgcgaagcggaggaccTGGAGGACAggctggcgcagcagaaggcaggccatcgcgcgctgctgcatgcgatTGAGGAAGAAATTCAGAGAGTCCACGCTGCGTTTCTCACCTACGTCTCTCAGCTCCACTTCCTCAG AAATCAGATGCCGCTGTCTCTGGATCTCTCTCAGAGCGCGTCGTTCCTCGCGGATCACCACGCCAAGCGTTTTTCAGGTTTTTCTCCATCcgtcgacggcggccgcgaagatctgtgcgcgcgcgacgccgactacctctcggcgtctctcttgGAAAGCTCTGCGCCGTTTGCCGACGACGCaagcgaggccggcgacggcaAAGAGAATAGGCCACTGGGCGgcacgcacgcagacgctcaCACGCGGGGGGTCGGCGGGGAGGCTGAGGGGGCAGACAGCTTcgcggaagcgaaggagcTGCGTGGCGGGCCTGGCGCTCAttcggccgcgtcgccagcgaaagcgaagagaatcaGCTCCCTCGATGAGCTGGAAGAGGCCGAGCTCCGCATGGAGGACctgcgcgaaggcggaggcgaggatgAAGGGTGA